One Prunus dulcis chromosome 7, ALMONDv2, whole genome shotgun sequence DNA segment encodes these proteins:
- the LOC117634016 gene encoding serine acetyltransferase 5, whose amino-acid sequence MPAGELRHTGSSSEVEGEAWVWAQIKAEARLDAEAEPALASYLYSTILSHSSLKRSLSFHLGNKLCSSTLLSTLLYDLFLNTFSSDPSLLAAAVADLRAAHERDPACVSFSHCLLNYKGFLACQAHRVAHKLWIQSRRPLALALHSRIADVFAVDIHPAARIGKGVLFDHATGVVVGETAVIGNNVSILHHVTLGGTGKAGGDRHPKIGDGVLIGASATILGNVKIGEGAKIGAGSVVLIDVPPSTTAVGNPARLVGGKERPSKLEDVPGESMDHTSFISEWSDYII is encoded by the exons ATGCCAGCCGGCGAGCTCCGACACACAGGGTCGTCCTCCGAAGTCGAAGGCGAGGCGTGGGTGTGGGCCCAGATCAAAGCCGAGGCGCGCCTCGACGCCGAGGCCGAACCGGCTCTGGCCAGCTACCTCTACTCTACGATACTCTCCCACTCGTCGTTGAAGCGATCCCTGTCGTTTCACTTGGGGAACAAGCTCTGCTCCTCCACTCTCCTCTCCACGCTCCTCTACGACCTCTTTCTCAACACCTTCTCCTCCGACCCCTCTCTGCTCGCCGCAGCCGTTGCCGATCTCCGCGCCGCCCACGAGCGCGACCCCGCCTGCGTCTCATTCTCCCACTGCTTGCTCAATTACAAGGGCTTCTTAGCCTGTCAG GCTCATCGAGTGGCGCACAAGCTGTGGATCCAGTCACGCAGGCCCTTGGCGCTTGCGCTGCATTCGCGGATCGCCGACGTGTTCGCGGTGGACATACACCCGGCGGCGAGGATCGGAAAGGGGGTGCTGTTCGACCACGCCACCGGGGTGGTGGTGGGGGAGACGGCGGTGATCGGAAACAACGTGTCGATACTTCACCACGTGACGCTGGGTGGGACCGGCAAGGCCGGCGGAGATCGGCACCCGAAGATCGGCGATGGGGTTTTGATCGGCGCGAGCGCGACGATTCTAGGGAATGTGAAGATAGGGGAGGGGGCGAAGATCGGGGCCGGATCGGTGGTGTTGATTGATGTGCCGCCAAGCACGACGGCGGTTGGGAATCCGGCGAGGTTGGTTGGCGGGAAGGAACGGCCGTCGAAGCTTGAGGATGTGCCTGGCGAGTCCATGGACCATACGTCGTTTATTTCCGAGTGGTCTGACTATATTATATAA